The genomic interval CTTCGCCTGCCCAGACCGTAAACGGCCGTTCAACATCCTTCGCTACGCTGAATTGAGCCGAGCCTTCCAAGGCGACAGCACGTTCTTTTCGTCCAAAATCATCTGCGACAAAAAGCGTGGTTTGCGGTTTCAAAGCAACTTTCGAGTCGTCCTTCAACTCTTCCTGAATCACCTGCTCCAGAGCGGCCACTTGGCCAGACCAGTCTCGATAATCGTCAGGCCGTGTTTGCAAGGCCTGACGGATGAACCAAAGGGCAACGAACAAGATGGCTACGGCGGCAGCAACACGCCACAGCGCCGGAACTTTCATAGGTCGTCTTTTCGGTTTTAAATCGATTACCGGTGTTTCTCGATGCATTCGAGCGCTCATTCGCGCCCAGGCGACATCCACATCAGGAGTCCATTCACTGATTTTCGAAGCATCCCACACCTGCTGAATACGCTCATACTCCTTCGCGTTTTCGACGGAGTCTTCTACCCACGCCGCAACCTCACGGTCTTCGGCCGGGGAAGTCTCGCCGGCCAATTGCTTGACCACGAGTTCGTACATGCTATGTTCAGCTCCTTCGTGCGACATCTTCACTTATAAGACAACCCAGTGAATATTTACCCCTATCTCCACAATCAAATAAATGACCCCTG from Cryomorphaceae bacterium carries:
- a CDS encoding FecR domain-containing protein, with the translated sequence MSHEGAEHSMYELVVKQLAGETSPAEDREVAAWVEDSVENAKEYERIQQVWDASKISEWTPDVDVAWARMSARMHRETPVIDLKPKRRPMKVPALWRVAAAVAILFVALWFIRQALQTRPDDYRDWSGQVAALEQVIQEELKDDSKVALKPQTTLFVADDFGRKERAVALEGSAQFSVAKDVERPFTVWAGEVTVEVLGTEFLVEAYPDSGFVRVDVSEGLVAVMSAKDTLRLSAGETVRFERGTGVMLPQEQKPDAFFWSNRSLDFRRTPLDEVVATLNRNYQSNLVLANPQLANCRLTANFNDQVIDDIVDVLSATLNLEVRKEMSTWIIDGTGCAPSL